In the Tessaracoccus lacteus genome, CAGGGGCGCGCTGCGCGCGAAGGCCGACGAGCTGGTGGCCGCCGGTGCGACCGAGACGCTGGTCTTCGACGACCCGATGCTCGGCCATTGGATCGTGATGGCGGACCCGGAGGGCAACGAGTTCTGCGTCATCTGAAGGCGCCGCGACACCGACCGTTGGCACGGCATGACGCGATACGCCCGACTTTGCAGACCTCGACGGACGCCTCAGGAGCACCGCTGTCGATCATGGCGAATACTCCGCCAATCACTCGGGAACGTCATAGTTCGACCCTGTACCAGTTGTAGAAGAAGAAGACGGACATTTCAACGGTGCCACCCGGTCCCTCCAGAGTGAGCGTGGACCTGCTGCCGTCTTCGTCACCCAGCCGCATCTGGACCTGATCCGCCGAGGAGGGCGCTCCCAACTGCTCGCGGACCTCCACTGCCAGTTCTTCCAGTTGCTCATCGGTCAGCTTGTCGACCAGGACCGCACACATGGCGGCAGGGTCTGAGGAGACCAGGGCATCCGTGAACTCCTGAGCAGCGACCACAGGCGTTGAGGCGCCACTGGGCAGCCCGTCGCACGAATAGACAGTTTTCGGGGTCCACCAAAGCTGCCAAAACGCCACGGCAGACAACGCGACAGCAGCCACAAGTAGTGCGCTCAGGAATGCAAGCACCCACCGCTTCATGAACCCCAGCTAATCACCGAACCGGAACCCTCAGTTCCGGGCCGGTGGATCGCCGCGCAGGTGTTCCTCGCCTCGCCGCAATCGACGTATCGCGCGACCGCATGCAGGCGCGGGCCTCCAAGTAGAGCTGGCGGATCGGATCACCCCATCCAGAGGCTGGCCGCCCCGATCAGATCCGGCCCGGCGGACAGGTCCGAGCTCGATGCCCCTGGACGGTGTCGGAGGAGGTGGCTGTGGGGCAGGCTCCGGCTCCGAGAAGGTTACGTCGCCGACGGGCCTCGCCTACCCCTTCAGGCCGCCCGCCAGGAGGCCGCGGACGAAGTACTTCTGCAGCGACAGGAACACGATGACCGGCACGATCATGGAGATGAACGCGCCGGCGGACAGCAGGTACCACTGGCCGCCGAGGGTGCCGGACATCTCTGCGACGCGGACCGTCAGCGGCGCGTTCTGCCGCGACGGGGCGAAGATCAGCGCGACGAGCAGATCGTTCCAGACCCACAGGAACTGGAAGATGCCGAAGCTCGCCAGTGCTGGCTTCATCAGCGGGAGGATGATGCGGAAGAAGATCTGGTTGTGCCCTGCGCCGTCGACCCTTGCCGCCTCCATGAGGTCGGGCGGCAGGTCCTTCATGAAGTTGTGGAGCAGGAACACCGCCAGCGGCAGCGCGAAGATGGAGTGCGAGAGCCAGACCCGCCAGAACGGCGTCAACTCCAGCACGTTGTAGACCTGCTGCAGCGGGATCAGCGCCACCTGCAGCGGGACGATCTGCAGGGCGAAGATGCCGACGAACAGCCAGTCGCGGCCGGGGAATTTCGTCCACGCGATCGCATAGGAGGCGAGGGCTGCGAGCAGCAGCGGGATGATCACCGCAGGGATGGTGATCACGATCGAGTTGATGAAGTAGTCGATCAGGCTCGTGGAGCCCCCGAAGAGCGCCTCCTGGTAGTTGCGCATGGTGAACCAGGGGTTCGTGAACGCTGTCCACCAGCCGGTGGTCTGGATGTCCTCCTGCGTACGGAAGGACGTGATGAGCAGCCCGAGGGTCGGCGTCGTCCAGGCCACGGCGAGCAGGACGGCCACCACGGAGGCCCAAGGGGACGAGATGGCGCGGGCGGCGTTGCCCGCTGCGGTCCTTGCCATGTCAGGCGTCCCTCCTCATCTGGATGACGTTGTAGATGACGATCGGCAGCACGAGGATGAACAGCAGGACCGCGATGGCGGCTCCCGTGCCGTACTCGAAGTACCTGAACGAGTAGTTGTAGAACTCCAGCGCGAGCACCGAGGTGTCGAACTGGCCGCCGGTCATGGTCCGCACGACGTCGAATACCTTCAGGGTGGCGATGCCCACGGTCGTCAGCACGACGACGACTGACCCGCGGATGCTTGGCAGCGTGATGCTGCGGAAGAGCCGCCAGCCGGTGCTGCCGTCGATCTTGGCTGCCTCGACGACTTCGTCCGGGATGGCCTTGATGGCGGCCGAGAGGACGGTCATGGCGAAGCCGGCCTGGATCCACACCATGACGACGATGAGCCAGAAGGTGTTCCACGGCCGCGACTGCATGAAGTCGACGGGGTCTCCCCCGAAGGTCGTGATGATGGCGTTGAAGAGGCCCGTCTGGGCAGCGCCGGCCGGGCGGTACTCGTAGACGAACTTCCAGATGATGGATGCGCCGACCATGGAGATGGCCATGGGCAGGAAGATGAGGGCCTTGGCGAAGGCCTCGAAGCGGGACCGGTCCACCAGCACGGCGTAGGCCAGCCCGACCACCGTGGCGAGCACCGGCACCGCGATCACCCAGACGGCCGTGTTGATCAACGGGCGCAGCAGCTCTGGGCTCGTGAAGATGTTCGCGAAGTTGGTCAGGCTGAAGCCGACGTCGCCCGTCGGGCCGCCGAAGGCCTGGCGGATCGTCAGGAGCGCCGGGTACACCAGCCCGGCTGCGAGCATGAGGACGACTGGGGCGACGTAGACGACCCCCTGCAGCCGGTCCGACGAGCGCGAGCGCAGCCGGCCGACGAGCCAGGCGATGCCCACGATGAGGGCGACAACCACGGCGAATAGCGCGATCGCGACGAACATCGCGAGGAACTTGTCAACGATCTGGTTCACGGAGTGTCTCCTGTCCGGACGGACGCCGGTGGGGCGGCTCTCAGGCCCGCCCCACCGGCCGAGTCAGATGGGGTCACGAAGGCCAGGACGATTCGATGAAGTCGAGGGTGTCCTGCGTGGACTGGCCGGTGATCCAGTCGGTCATGCCCTTCCAGAAGGTGCCGGCTCCCACCTTGGCAGGCATCATGTCGGAACCGTCGAAGCGGAACACCGCCGCCTCGTCCTGCAGCGTCGAGGCCGACAGCTGGTCCATCGGAGAGACGAGGTTGTTGATGTCGAGGCCCTTGTTCGCCGAGACCCAGCCACCGTTCGGGGTGTCCTTCGCCTTCTCGTTGGCCCAGTCCGCGCTGGAGAGGTAGGTCTGGAACGCCTGCACCTCTGGGCGGTCAGCGAAGGCAACGACGAACTCGCCACCGCCGAGGACCGGCTTCGCGGCGCTCGGGTCGACGGCCGGCAGGTAGAACGCCCACGCGTCGCCATTCTCGGAGACGTCGGTGCCCTCCGGCCAGTTGGCGGCGTAGAAGGACGCCTGGCGGTGCAGGTAGCACCCACCGGTCAGGATGGGCTGTCCGCCGTCCTGGAACGTGGTGGTCGCGATGGAGTTCACGTCGCCGAAGCCGCCGTTGACGTAGGCGCTGTCCTTGAGGATCGCGCCGACGGTGTCGAGAGCCTCCACGACCTGCGGGTCGTTGAACGGGATCTCGTGCGCGACCCACTGGTCGTAGACCTCCGGGGAGGCCGTGCGCATCAGCACATCCTCGAGCCAGTCGGTGCCGGGCCAGCCGGTGGCGTCGCCCGATCCGAAGCCCGCGCACCAAGGCTTGGCGTCAGGGTCGTCGGCGGCGATCTGCTTGGTCAGCGCCATCAGGTCGTCCCACGTCTCCGGAGTCTCGTAGCCCTTCTCCGCGAAGACCTTGGGCGAGTACCAGACGTACGACTTCACGTTCGCGCCCAGCGGGGCGGCGTAGAAGGTCCCGTCGACGGAGCCGTACTCCTTCCAGGCGGGGTCGAAGAACTCGTCGACGTTGGCCGCGGTCGCGTCGGGAGCGGCGACGACCTTGCCGGTGTCGTGGACCAGGGTCTGCAGAAGGCCGGGTTGCGGGACGTACGCGATGTCGGGCGCGTTGCCGCCCTTGACGCGCACGATGAGCTGGGCCTCGAACTCCTTCGAGCCCTCGTACTGCACGTCGACGCCCGTGCAGTCCTCGAAGGGCTTCCACGAATCGATGTGCGGCTGGTCCTCGGGGGCGACGATCGACGTGTAGACGGTCACGGTCGTGCCGTTCAGATCGCCGAAGGCCTCATAGGGCGAGCAGTCGAACGAGCCGGCCTCGCCGGCGCTCCCGGAGGTGGTGGCCTCGGCGGTGGTCGTGCTCGATTGCTGGGTATCTGCGCAGGCGGTCAGAAGCGCGGAAACTGCGACTCCTGAGGCCAGCAGGATCGCGGGGATTCTGCGACGTGCCACGGTGACTCCTTTGTTCCTGTGGTCGGTCTATGCAGGTGACAATAGGCCGCATCGGGCCTAGTAGGAACATGAAGGAGTCACATTATTGTAACGATGGGTATCGCGTACCACGCACGCGGCTCACTTCGTGGGAAGCGCTCTCACGCCGAAGAGGGCAGTTCCGATCCGCACGCAGGTCGCGCCCTCCTCGACGGCTGCTTCGAAATCTCCGGACATCCCCATGGACAGCTCTCCGTCGCCCACCAGTGACTCGTCCCGCCCGCGGTCGCGAAGCTCGCGCAGCAGCCGGAAGCAGCGCCGGACGGACTCCTCGTCCTCGGACCGGGCCGCCAGCGTCATGAGCCCGTTGACGCGCAGCGACGAAAACGGCCGGAGCGCTCGCAGTAGGTCGAGGGTCTCCCCCGGCGCGACGCCGGACTTGCTCGCCTCTCCGGAGGTGTTGACCTGGACGAGCACGACCATCCCGCGCCCCGCCGCCTGGAGGCGCCGGTCCAGGGCCTCGGCCAGCCGCAGTGAGTCGAGCGCCTGGAACTCGGTCGCGAAGGCGGCGACGTTGCGCGCCTTGTTGGTCTGCAGATGGCCGATCACCGCCCACTCGATGTCCAGGTCGGACAACTCGTGGTGTTTGCGGGCCGCCTCCTGCACCTTGTTCTCCCCCAGTCGGCGGCAGCCGGCCGCGACGGCCTCCCGCAGCCGGGCCGACTCCACGGTCTTGGTCACAGGGAGCAGCCGGATATCGACGGGGTTCCGGCCTGCGGACCTGGCGGCCAGGTCGATGCGTTCGCGGATAGCCTTCAGCCGGGTGGCGAACCCGCTGTCAGGGGTGGAATCAACCATGAGTTCATCCTCCCACGTCGGCACCGTCCGCGGACCTGGGCTACAGTGGCGCTGCGCCGAATATCGCGCAATGTCGGTTGTCAAATAGCTTCACCTTGTAGAGAGTGACCTCGATGAGACGCCTCAAGATCGGGTTGTGCCTTTCGCCGTCGTGGCTCCGCGGCGACACCTGGCGGCGCCCTGACTCGCGCGTCGAGGAGCTCTTCACGGCGGACTTCCATGTCGACGTCACCCGGCTGGCCGAGGCGGCCCATCTCGACTTCGTGTTCAAACCCGACGCCCTGTTGCTCGACCCGCGTGCCCTGGAGGAGGGGCCCGGCCTCAGCAGCCTTGAGCCACTCGTCCTCATGGGCCTCCTTGCGGCACACACGCGGCACATCGGGCTCATCGCGTCGGTCTCCGCGGCATACGCCCAGCCCTACACAGTTGCCCGTCAGCTGCAGTCGCTCGACCTGGTCTCCGGGGGGCGGGCCGGCTGGAACGTGATGGCCTCCCTGGGTGGCGCCGACAACTACGGCAATGTCCGACGCCCCCAGGATCCGCAGGCCAACGCGAGCGACTTCATCGAGGTTGTCGAGTCGCTGCGCCAGAGCTTCCCCGCCGACGCCCTGAGGATGGATCGCGCGACCGGTCAGTTCGCCGACGTCCGCAGGATCCGACGTGTCTCCCAGATCGGGCGCTACGCGTCCGCTGGGCCACTGACGACGCCCGCCCGCGACGAGCGGCGCCTTCCGCTCCTGCACGCTGGGGCGGCCCCCGGCGCCGAGGGATTCGCCGCCCGGCACGCCGCCGCCGTGTTCGTGATGCAGCCCGACGCGGAGACGGGGTTGGCGCAGGTCCGGGGCCTTGACGACGCCGCGGACTCGCTGGGGCGGCCACGACGGCCCCTCGTACTCCCGGGACTCTCCGTATGTCTGGCCGACACCCGGGAGGCGGCGCAGGCGCTAGCCGGCCGCGCGGACCTGGTCCCACGGGCCGGGAAGGCACGGCACTGGAGCATCGTCGGCACGGTGGCCGATGCCGTCAACGCCATCGTCGAGAGGGCGCGCTCCGGCGCCATCGACGGGCTCATCGCGTTGCCCGCCGGTTCGTGGCAGTCCCTGGAGTTGTTCACCACCCAGGTTGTGCCCGCCCTGGCCGCCGTGGGGTTGTTCCGTGAGGACTACTCCGGCTCGACGCTGGCGGAGCATCTCGCGGAGTACTGATCCGCGTGCGCACGCCCGTCGCTGGACTAGGGTCATGGGCATGTCAGAGGAGAACCTGCCAGGCGATGTGATCCGCACCCCCCGCAGGGCCATCGCCGGCCCGTTGCGGCTGGGCTTCACCGTTACGGTGGGTGGCCTGATCGCGCTGGCCCTCGGCGGTGCGCTCGCCAGCCTGTCCTCGGTGCTGGTGACCGTCGGCGTGGCTCTCTTCGTCGCCATGGCACTGGAGCCGCTCGTCCAGAAGCTGCAGAAGCGCGGCGTGGGCCGCGGCCTCGGCATCGTCATCGTGTTCGTCGTGTTCGCGCTGCTGATCGTGGGCCTGCTGGCGATCGTCGTTCCGGTGGCCTTCTCACAGATCGGCGAGCTCATCGTCCAGGCTCCGGCATTCATCCGTTCGCTGGAACAGCAGGCCTGGTACGAGCGGATCGTCGATGCGACAGGGCAGGCGGACCTGTATAGCGAGCTGCTAGCGCAGCTTCAGAGGTGGATCAGCGACCCCGCCAACCTGGCGGCTCTCGGCGGCGGGGCGCTCGCCATCGGGAGCAGCTTCGTCGAGGCGCTGTCCGGCGGTCTGCTGACCCTCGTCCTGACCCTGTACTTCCTTGCCTCCCTTGAGCAGGTCAAGGGGGCCGTGGTGCGGTTGAGCCCTGCCTACGTGAGGCCGCGGGTCTCCCGCGTTACAGACCAGCTGACGACCGCCGTCGGCGGCTACGTCTCCGGGATGGCCGTCCTGGCTTTCTGCAACGCTGTGGTCTGTTTCCTGATGCTGTCTGCCATCGGCGTCCCCTTCGCCGCTCTGCTCGGGGCGCTGGCGTTGGTCGTGACAATGATCCCAATGATCGGTTCTGTCATGCAGTGGATCATCGCCAGCATCGTCGCACTCTTCACGGTCGGGTGGATCGCGCTCGTCTTCGTGATCGTCTACTTCGCGTATATGCAGGTCGAGGCCTACCTGATGACGCCAAGGATCATGACCAAGGCCGTGTCCGTACCTGGCGCTCTTGTGCTCATCGGAGCCCTTGTGGGTGGCGCGCTCCTCGGGCTGCTCGGCGTGCTGATCGCCGTGCCGATCACCGCGTCGATCCTCATGGTCATCAACGAGATGGTCGTCCCGGTCCAGGACGCCAAGACGACTGCTGAGCTCTGAGCCGTTCCCCCGCGGAGACCATCCCGGTCTGAGGGCTCGGTAGGGTCGCGGCATGGCACTTGATCTCTCCCGATCCTTCGGCCAGGCGGCCTCGTCCTATGAGGCCGGCCGACCCGACTACCCGCCGCACGCGGTCGCCTGGCTGCTGGAGCGCGTTGCCGACCGACGCCCGCTCAGGGTGGCCGACGTCGGAGCCGGGACCGGCAAGCTGGCGCGGGTCGTCGGCCAGCTGGGAGCCCAGGTGGTGGCGGTCGACCCGGACCCGGCGATGCTCGTGGCACTCAACATGGCCGTGCCGTCCGTGCCCACGTTCCTCGGCACCGCCGAGTCCCTCCCCCTCCCGGACGACTCCGTCGACGCGGTCGTGCTCGGCCAGGCCTGGCACTGGGTCGATCCGGCCGCCGCGTCGCTGGAGGTCGGCCGCGTGCTGCGCGCGGGCGGCGCGCTCGGGCTGATCTGGAACTTCCGCGATGAGAACGTCGGCTGGGTCGCCGACCTCGGTGAGATCGTCGGTCCCAACGCCGCCGAGACGATGGACGCCGTCGGCGGCCCGCGCGTCGACGAGCCCTTCACCGGGCTCGAGGCGCGCACCTGGCGCTGGACCCGCACGGTGGACCGGGCGGGCGTCAGGGCCATGGTCCACTCGCGCAGCGGCTTCATCACGGCCACGACCGAGGAGAAGGTGCGCATCGACAGGGAGTTGTCGAGGCTGCTGGACTCCGTGAGAGCCGTCGGGGAGGCGACGGTCGAGCTGCCCTATGTCACGCGGGCCTACCGCGCGGTGCGCCCCTGAATCAGGAGCGCAGGATCTTCTCCATCGCCTTGCCCTTGGCCAGTTCGTCGACGAGCTTGTCCATGTAGCGCAGCTTGCGCATCAGTGGCTCCTCGATGTCCTGCACCCGGACTCCGCACACCACTCCCGTGATGAGGGAGGCGTTCGGGTTGAGGGTGGCCTCCTCGAAGAACTGCTCGAAGCTGGTCTCCTCGGCGACGAGCCGAGCGATGTCGTCGTCGTCGAAACCGGTCAGCCACGAGATGACCTGATGCAGTTCGGCCACCGTGCGGCCCTTCCGCTCCACCTTGTTGACGTAGTGCGGATACACCGATCCGAAAGGCATCCGGTAGACGCGCTCGTTCCTCGTGCTCGTGTCCATGGAGGCGATCGTAGCGGGGGCGGGTCACCGTCCCGCGCGCCGAAGGGCCCACCAGCAGAGCAGGGAACCGACGGCGACCAGCGCGACACCCTGCCAGAACGTGGGACTCAGCGCGGCACCGAGGATGATCGAGGCCGCCGCGGCCTGCAGGACCGGCGCGGCATACGAGGCGACGGACAGCACGTTCATGTTGCCCTTCCCGATCCCGACGTTCCAGCACGCGTACCCGGCGGCGATCACCGCCGCGCCTGCGATCAGGCTGAGCACGCCGCGCGCCGTCACGGCGTCGGGGGCGGGCGCGCCGCCGGCGAGCCACAGCACCCACAGCGCGACCGCGACCGAGCACATGAACAGCGTGATGCCGTCGTGGCCCTTGGCGAGCGGAGGCACCAGCACGCTGTAGCTGGCCCAGGCGACGGCGCCGCTCAGCGCCAGGGCGTAGGGCAACGGGTTCGTCGCGATGTTGGCGATGATGCCCACCGGGTTGAGTCCCCGTTCCCCGCCGACGACCCAGGCGACGCCCGCCGTCGCGACGACCAGGCCGGGGACCAGCGCCCACACCCCGCGGCGGCCGGGCCTGATGAGGACGGTGAGGAGGACGGTCAGCGTCGGCCACAGGTGGTTGACGATGCTGACCTCGATGGCCTGGTTCGGCCCGTGCGCGAGCCCGATCGCCAGCGACACGGCCACCTCGTAGAAGACGAACAGTCCCCCACCGATCAGCAGGTATCGACGGGGCATGGTGGACAGGGACCGGGGACGCCGCGTGACCCACAGCGCAGCCCCGGCCAGCGTGTAGAGCAGCGCCGCGCCGAGCGTCGGGCCGAAGGCGTCTGCGGCGACGCGGATGAATCCGACGTAGCCTGCCCAGATCACCAGCGCCGACAGTCCGATGAGCGTGGCGCTGCGGGAGACGGGCGGCCGGGAGTGCATGCGCACACGCTAGTGGGACCGGATTCGGCGGGCGGCACCCCAGCGGATCGGTCCGTCAGGCGGTCAGGAGACGTAGGGCGTGCCCACGGTGTGGAACGTCTCGATGGTCTTCAGTCCCCAGGCCTGGCCCTTCTTCCGTTCCGCCTCCGTCCAGGTCACGAGCGGCCAGTCGGGCGCGAGGACGGGGCGCGTGAGCGGGTTGCACAGCTCGATGCGGTTGCCGCCCGGCTCCCAGACGTAGAGGAAGAAGGTCTGCTGGATGGCGTGCTTGTGGAGCCCGGTCTCGATCTGGATGCCCGTGACGATGGCGAGGTCACAGGCGCGCAGGAAGTCGTTCCGCTCGTCGGTGGCGAAGGCGATGTGGTGGAGGCGGCCGCGGGAACCCGTCCAGTCCTCGGTGTAGACCACGTCGTATGACTTGTTGTTGTAGCTGAGCCAGCGTGCCGCGACGCGGCCGGAGTCGAGCTGGATCTGCTCGGTGGGGCGCCCGCCGAGCAGCTTCTCGTGGAAGTCCGAGTTGGCGAGGACGTCGGCCGCGAGGAAGTTCACGTGATCGAGCCTGCGGACCCCCACCCCGCGGTTCGGCTTGGCCTGGGCCTGATTCTTCAGCGCGGGCCGCTGGGCCTCCGGGGCGGTGTACCGGGTGGTGTCGTAGTACAGGTCCAGCGGGTGTCCGTCGGGGTCCTGGGTGCAACGTCCGCCCGATGCCCGCGGTGGCGTCACCGTCGACCCACCGGCCGACCCCGCCGGCGTCGAGCACGGCGCGCGCCCGCCGCTCGAGGGCGGCGGCGCTCGAGGCGTGCAGCGAGATCCGGCCGAAGCCCGGAGTGTCGCGGCCCGTCACGATCAGGCTCGTCTGCTTGTAGTCAAGGAGCGACGAGACGCGCTTGATGAAGGCGACGGGAAGCGCTGCTCAGTCGGCCATATGTCCGGCGCTTTGCAGTGGTTGCTCCGAAGGAGAAGGCGCTCTGGAGTTCTCTCCTCAAGTGGTCCACGGTGGTGTCAAGGCGTGGAAGCAACATGGGGTTCGCCGGCCAGTAGCCGGGTGAAATGCCTCTGTCGGGGTGAGGTAGCCCAGCCGGCGGCGGGGGCGGTTGTTGATCTCCCCGGCGATCGCGGTGAGGTAGGGCTGATGATCGGGGATCTTCGTGCCCTTGGGAAGGTACTCCCGGTAGAGCCGGTTCGTGTTCTCGTTCGATGGTCGCTGCCAGGGCGAGTGGGGGTCAGCGAAGTAGACCGGCATCGCGGTCGCGAGGGTGACCTTGGCGTAGTGGGCCATCTCGCTTGCCTGGTCCCAGGCCAGCGAGGCCCGCATCATCTCAGGCAGAGCGTTGAAGTACTTGATAACGGTATCCGCAGCGTGTTCGGCGTGTTTCGAGGGCAGGGCCAGCAGTCCGGTGAAGCCGCTCATCCGCTCCACCAGCGTTGCCGCGCAGGAGGCGCCGTTTTTCCCGATGATCAGGTCCCCTTCCCAGTGGCCGGGGACCGGCGCTCGGCGGCGTCCTCGCCCCGTTCGGAGAGTGGAACCATTCCGATGATCGGCCCGCCCCGTGACCGGCCCGTGGTGCGCGGCTTCCGCGTGGTCCTCTTGGATTGCAGGAAGATGCCCTTGCGGGCGAGTTCTCCGCGGGGGATGGCGTAGATGTACTGGTAGATCGCCTCGCCGGAGACGGTCCGGCCTGCTGCGTCGGGAGAGTTGCCCATGCGCTCAACGGTCGGGTCTGCGGCTTCCAGACGCAAGTGGCCCGCGATCTCGTTCGGGGTCCACGACGGCCAGGTCCGCTTCCACGCGGGCCTGGAGCACCGGGTCGGCGGCGACCTTCCGCGCCCGGAAGCGGGAACGGCGGCGCTGCGCGGCCACGTCCGCGGTCACGGCCTGGCAGCCGCGAGTCTTGGTAGTGTTCCGGTGGATCTCCCGGAAGATCGCCCAAGCGCAACTACCCAGGTGACGAGCGAGCTTCCGGACTCCCCAGCCGGCCTCCGACGCGGTCGAGATATCCGACCGATCAGAAAACGACAACGCCATCCGCACCATCCGAGCACCCCGATCGATCGCCCACGCCAGCCAGGGGGTGTTCCTACGACGCCAAGACACCGCCCACGTGGTCTCCGTGGAATGTAGGTCTGAGTAGCTCGGGGAGGAACCGGACAATGGTGGTGCCGGCAATGTCTCCTGCACCACCATTGTCTGATGTGAATCAGTTGATGGTGATTGCCTTGGACGACTTCGTGAGCTCAAGTCCAACGCTGTTGTAGCCGATATTCAGGCCTCCCCAACCGGCGCTGACCGAGACGACTGATCCACCCTGATTGGCTTCGTAGTCGAAGGCGGCCTGAACCTTCTTGGAGCCGCATCCCTTGGTGTCGTACTTCACCGTGAAAGCGCCGACGTCAGCCTGATTTGCGAACCCTGATGTGGTTGCGTTGACGTTCCAGATCGGGGAGTTGGTGCCGACACCTGCAGATCGGAGCGATGTGCGCTTGGTTGAAGCACCGGTAACGCTCTTGGTCGAGGAGGCGTGTCCAGACATGGTCCCACAGCCACTGCTGAACCGGAGCGCAGCGAAATCCAGCGGTGCCCCCTGCCCGGAGAAGCTGTCTCGCCAGTTGAAGGAGCCCGTCACAACCTTGGTCGTGCCGACCGACCCGGAGACGATGCTCACAGTGAACACGTCGTCGGGGAAGTTGCCGCACGCCGTCGGACCTCCGGGGGTCACGGTTGTCGGGTCGAGTCCAGGTACCTCGTCCACGAAGAGAGTTTGGGTGGAAGCGGTCGACGTGCCTCCCAGTGACCGGACGAGTTCCTGGAAACCCTCGACGTCAGCCGGGTGTTCGTCCGCGTAGGCGGTGACCTGTGCGATGAATTCCTTCTCGCTAACTGTATCTGACGCGAATGCTCCGGTCGGGACGAGGAGCGCGCATGCGCTGAGAGCCGCAGTGGATGCTGCAAGCGCTCGCTGAATGTGTCAATTCAAGAAAATCTCCTAGAAACTCAGACCTCCGCGTTGAGGTGTTCGCCATACTAGCAGTGGGAATCTGGCGGCGGCAACGGGTGGTATCTGCCTGGCATGCCCGCGGGGTGGGCGTCTGAAAGTCGTCTGCTCCGAACGAGTTCCGTGGTGGCGTCGTGCGCGGCGATGGGCCGCGATCCCAGTGTATTTGTCAAGAAGTCCGCAATATACTTTATTGTTCAATCCATCACCCTGTGGAGGTGGAGGGATCGCACATTCACGATATGGGCACTGGGTCTGGCCGGCCCTGCGCAGACGGCACTGAACTGTGCGAAGCTGGCAGATGAATCCGTCGGGGGGAAGGTGAAGACAGAGGCTCTTCGGCGCATACCGGGATGCCTGTGGCCGGGGACCCTGCAGGGAAAGCGACCCCGACTGTCTGTGACGCAGCCTGCTGCCACTGGTATCCCAGCGGCAGTGCGGTATCGAGCACTCGAGTCCGCCAATCTGCTCTACTGCCGGCGGCCGGCGAACCCCAGACACCACGAACGAGGTTGGCAGCCCAGCCTCTTGACCGCCGCGACGCTGGGTCCCAAGAGGGCAACGCGACGCGGAGAAGCGTGCCGTTCGCGCGGCGCTACCGGGGGACGTCGTTGGTGGTCGCCCCCGGAGCGATGTCCGCAGTGCTCGCGGCGTCGCGGATCCCACCGGCGACAGCCCTTCGAACCACCCAGTAGAGGACGTAGAAGGCGACAGCGGCCGTGACGACAGTGAAGACGATGCTTGTGAGCGGGTCCATGCTCCCAATCTCCCACATGTATCTCTCGGACGGCCACAGCCTGCTCCGTGGGGAGCCCCTTTGTATGCTGCGAAACCTTGCGGGCAGCGCCGGT is a window encoding:
- a CDS encoding DUF2200 domain-containing protein → MDTSTRNERVYRMPFGSVYPHYVNKVERKGRTVAELHQVISWLTGFDDDDIARLVAEETSFEQFFEEATLNPNASLITGVVCGVRVQDIEEPLMRKLRYMDKLVDELAKGKAMEKILRS
- the yddG gene encoding aromatic amino acid DMT transporter YddG → MHSRPPVSRSATLIGLSALVIWAGYVGFIRVAADAFGPTLGAALLYTLAGAALWVTRRPRSLSTMPRRYLLIGGGLFVFYEVAVSLAIGLAHGPNQAIEVSIVNHLWPTLTVLLTVLIRPGRRGVWALVPGLVVATAGVAWVVGGERGLNPVGIIANIATNPLPYALALSGAVAWASYSVLVPPLAKGHDGITLFMCSVAVALWVLWLAGGAPAPDAVTARGVLSLIAGAAVIAAGYACWNVGIGKGNMNVLSVASYAAPVLQAAAASIILGAALSPTFWQGVALVAVGSLLCWWALRRAGR
- a CDS encoding VOC family protein encodes the protein MTPPRASGGRCTQDPDGHPLDLYYDTTRYTAPEAQRPALKNQAQAKPNRGVGVRRLDHVNFLAADVLANSDFHEKLLGGRPTEQIQLDSGRVAARWLSYNNKSYDVVYTEDWTGSRGRLHHIAFATDERNDFLRACDLAIVTGIQIETGLHKHAIQQTFFLYVWEPGGNRIELCNPLTRPVLAPDWPLVTWTEAERKKGQAWGLKTIETFHTVGTPYVS
- a CDS encoding IS30 family transposase; its protein translation is MIIGKNGASCAATLVERMSGFTGLLALPSKHAEHAADTVIKYFNALPEMMRASLAWDQASEMAHYAKVTLATAMPVYFADPHSPWQRPSNENTNRLYREYLPKGTKIPDHQPYLTAIAGEINNRPRRRLGYLTPTEAFHPATGRRTPCCFHALTPPWTT
- a CDS encoding helix-turn-helix domain-containing protein, with the translated sequence MVVQETLPAPPLSGSSPSYSDLHSTETTWAVSWRRRNTPWLAWAIDRGARMVRMALSFSDRSDISTASEAGWGVRKLARHLGSCAWAIFREIHRNTTKTRGCQAVTADVAAQRRRSRFRARKVAADPVLQARVEADLAVVDPERDRGPLASGSRRPDR